One genomic window of Candidatus Alcyoniella australis includes the following:
- a CDS encoding GNAT family N-acetyltransferase, whose amino-acid sequence MSPRRPSWLATLDPYRDRVTTARRAFEGIHHGDTLYVASACAEPQHLTAEFQRYALRLNDVEMIHLLGSGQATFDDPLLRDHVRFNCFFIGDSTRAAVERGLADYTPLTLSEIPALIFDGQLRIDAALIQVAPPDEHGMCCLGVSVETVKAAAQRARLVIAQVNPRMPRVGGDSSISAECIDCFVPYEQELLEFHWSEPNAVARTIARNVAPLIDDGSTLQIGIGKVPAAIPAELMHKRELGVHTEMFSQSLIELIEAGVVTNARKGLHPGKVVATFCVGDRGLYDYIDGNPLFEFFPADYVGDPRVIARNQKMVAIAGALEIDLTGQVCAESLGHKFYSGFGSQVDFMRGAARSSGGKPIIVIPSTAREGTVSRIVPDLRPGAGVTLTRSDVHYVVTEYGVAYLYGKSVRERAVSLIEIAHPRFRPALLNAAKANRYIFADQRLPQDEALDHPPTWSERVRLSDGEEIALRPIRPRDEHLLQELYYSLSDKDLYLRFMASDARFPHSRVCPETLVDYRNRMAIIAVSGEVGRERILGSATYDRDPRTGIAECSFTVHERSRRRGIGRELLGQLTTIARENGVAGFRVEVLAKNRPMLGLFQNGERGIHTTLEDGIYYLWYLFDEAD is encoded by the coding sequence ATGAGCCCCCGGCGGCCGTCCTGGCTCGCGACCCTCGATCCATATCGTGATCGCGTAACCACGGCCCGGCGCGCCTTTGAGGGGATCCACCACGGCGACACGCTCTACGTGGCCTCGGCCTGCGCCGAGCCGCAACACTTGACAGCCGAGTTCCAGCGCTACGCCCTGCGGCTCAACGACGTGGAGATGATCCACCTGCTGGGCTCGGGCCAGGCGACCTTCGACGACCCACTGCTGCGCGACCACGTGCGCTTCAACTGCTTCTTCATCGGCGACAGCACGCGCGCGGCGGTTGAGCGCGGCCTGGCGGACTACACCCCGCTGACCCTGAGCGAAATCCCGGCGCTGATCTTTGACGGGCAATTGCGGATCGACGCGGCGCTGATCCAGGTTGCGCCGCCGGACGAACACGGGATGTGTTGCCTGGGCGTCAGTGTCGAGACGGTCAAGGCCGCGGCCCAGCGTGCGCGGCTGGTGATCGCCCAGGTCAATCCGCGCATGCCGCGGGTCGGCGGCGACAGCTCGATCAGCGCCGAGTGCATCGACTGTTTCGTGCCCTACGAGCAGGAGCTGCTCGAGTTTCATTGGTCCGAGCCCAACGCTGTGGCGCGCACCATCGCGCGCAACGTCGCGCCGCTGATCGACGACGGCTCGACCCTGCAGATCGGCATCGGCAAGGTGCCCGCGGCGATTCCGGCCGAGCTGATGCACAAGCGTGAGCTGGGCGTGCACACCGAGATGTTCTCCCAGAGCCTGATCGAGCTGATCGAGGCCGGCGTGGTTACCAACGCGCGTAAGGGGCTGCACCCGGGCAAGGTCGTGGCCACGTTCTGCGTTGGCGACAGAGGGCTTTACGATTACATCGACGGCAATCCGTTGTTTGAGTTCTTTCCCGCGGACTATGTCGGCGACCCGCGGGTGATCGCCCGCAACCAGAAGATGGTCGCAATCGCCGGCGCCCTGGAGATCGACCTCACCGGCCAAGTCTGCGCCGAGTCGCTGGGGCACAAGTTCTACAGCGGCTTTGGCTCGCAGGTCGATTTCATGCGCGGCGCAGCGCGATCCAGTGGCGGCAAGCCGATCATCGTCATCCCTTCCACGGCCCGCGAGGGCACGGTCTCGCGCATCGTGCCCGACCTGCGGCCGGGCGCGGGCGTGACCCTGACTCGCAGCGACGTGCACTACGTGGTCACCGAGTACGGCGTGGCCTACCTCTACGGCAAGTCCGTGCGCGAGCGCGCGGTGTCGCTGATCGAGATCGCCCACCCGCGTTTCAGGCCCGCGCTGCTAAACGCCGCCAAGGCCAACCGCTACATCTTTGCAGATCAACGGCTACCCCAGGACGAGGCGCTGGACCATCCGCCGACCTGGAGCGAGCGGGTACGGCTTAGCGACGGTGAGGAGATCGCTCTGCGGCCGATCCGCCCTCGCGACGAGCATCTGTTGCAGGAGCTGTACTACTCGCTGTCGGACAAGGATCTATACCTGCGGTTCATGGCCTCGGACGCGCGTTTTCCCCACAGCCGGGTCTGCCCCGAGACCCTGGTCGATTACCGCAACCGGATGGCGATCATCGCCGTGTCCGGCGAGGTCGGCCGCGAGCGAATCCTCGGCTCGGCGACCTACGACCGCGATCCGCGCACGGGCATTGCCGAGTGCAGCTTCACCGTGCACGAGCGCTCGCGGCGTCGCGGAATCGGCCGGGAGCTGCTGGGGCAGCTGACCACGATCGCCAGGGAAAACGGGGTGGCCGGATTTCGGGTGGAGGTGTTGGCCAAGAACCGGCCGATGCTGGGCCTGTTCCAGAACGGGGAGCGCGGTATCCACACCACGCTGGAGGACGGTATCTATTACCTGTGGTACCTGTTCGACGAGGCCGATTAG
- a CDS encoding ketopantoate reductase family protein: MRIYVIGAGAVGSIFGGYLSLGGHEVTLVESRPETRQNVERHGLRIEGLRGELCARPRIVEQAGPDAAAQLVMVCTKAYDTAAAVDQHRALFGADTLAMSLQNGIGNVEALAERVGGENVLAGTTTSGGYLVEPGRVCHAGQGLTVIGESRGGESQRAQRIAKAFCDAGIQTEVSQHIDELLWSKLCVNVAINPLTALLGVPNGVPAQYEPSKRLMLAAVDEAVDVAASVGVLLDREQMRERALEVARLTADNRSSMLGDLAAGRRTEIDFINGAVARVGAQHGVDTPVNRVLAQLVRAAELTMQQRANNAGTSNLQRR; encoded by the coding sequence ATGAGAATCTACGTGATCGGCGCGGGCGCGGTGGGCTCGATCTTCGGCGGCTACCTGTCGCTGGGCGGCCACGAAGTGACCCTGGTCGAGAGCCGTCCCGAGACGCGACAGAACGTCGAGCGCCACGGCCTGCGCATCGAGGGGCTGCGCGGCGAGCTGTGCGCCAGGCCGCGGATCGTCGAGCAGGCGGGCCCGGACGCTGCGGCCCAGCTGGTGATGGTCTGCACCAAGGCCTACGACACCGCGGCCGCCGTGGACCAACACCGGGCGCTGTTTGGCGCGGACACTCTCGCGATGAGCCTGCAAAACGGCATCGGCAACGTCGAAGCCCTGGCCGAGCGCGTAGGTGGTGAGAACGTATTGGCGGGCACCACCACCAGCGGCGGCTACCTGGTCGAGCCCGGCCGCGTGTGCCATGCGGGCCAGGGGCTGACCGTGATCGGCGAGTCGCGCGGCGGCGAGTCGCAACGCGCGCAGCGCATTGCGAAGGCTTTTTGCGACGCCGGAATCCAGACCGAGGTCTCGCAGCACATCGACGAACTGCTGTGGTCCAAGCTGTGCGTCAACGTGGCGATCAACCCGCTGACCGCGCTGCTGGGAGTGCCCAACGGCGTGCCCGCGCAGTACGAGCCGTCCAAACGGCTGATGCTCGCGGCGGTGGACGAGGCCGTGGACGTGGCAGCGAGCGTCGGCGTGCTCCTGGACCGCGAACAGATGCGCGAGCGGGCGCTGGAGGTGGCGCGGCTGACCGCGGACAACCGTTCGAGCATGCTCGGCGACCTGGCTGCGGGACGGCGCACGGAGATCGACTTCATCAACGGCGCAGTGGCGCGCGTGGGTGCGCAACACGGCGTGGACACGCCGGTGAACCGCGTGCTGGCCCAACTGGTGCGCGCGGCGGAACTGACAATGCAGCAGCGAGCGAACAACGCGGGGACATCGAACTTGCAGCGCCGATGA